One segment of Vulpes lagopus strain Blue_001 chromosome 8, ASM1834538v1, whole genome shotgun sequence DNA contains the following:
- the LDLRAP1 gene encoding low density lipoprotein receptor adapter protein 1 isoform X2: MDALKSAGRALIRSPSLAKQSWGGGGRHRKLPENWTDTRETLLEGMLFSLKYLGMTLVEQPKGEELSAAAVKRIVATAKASGKKLQKVTLKVSPRGIILTDNITNQLIENVSIYRISYCTADKMHDKVFAYIAQSQHNENLECHAFLCTKRKMAQAVTLTVAQAFKVAFEFWQVSKEEKEKREKASQEGGDLLGGGLRDSTPSLKSLVATGNLLDLEETAKAPLSTVSANTTKVDEAPRPQALNNSSVVWLDDGLDEAFSRLAQSRTNPQVLDIGLTAQDIHYAQCLSPVDWDKPDSSSTEQDDLFSF, translated from the exons ATGGACGCGCTCAAGTCGGCCGGGCGGGCGCTGATCCGGAGCCCCAGCCTCGCCAAGCAGAGCTGGGGGGGCGGCGGCCGGCACCGGA AGCTGCCAGAGAACTGGACAGACACTCGGGAGACACTGCTCGAGGGAATGCTCTTCAGCCTCAAGTACCTGGGCATGACGCTGGTGGAGCAGCCCAAGGGTGAGGAGCTGTCAGCTGCTGCTGTCAAGAGGATTGTGGCCACG GCCAAGGCTAGCGGGAAGAAGCTGCAGAAAGTGACTCTCAAGGTGTCGCCACGGGGGATTATCCTGACCGACAACATCACCAACCAGCTCATTGAGAACGTGTCCATTTACAG GATCTCCTATTGTACAGCAGACAAGATGCACGACAAAGTGTTTGCCTACATTGCACAGAGCCAGCACAACGAGAATCTAGAGTGCCATGCCTTCCTCTGCACCAAGCGGAAAATG GCCCAGGCTGTCACCCTCACAGTAGCCCAGGCCTTCAAAGTTGCCTTTGAGTTTTGGCAGGTGTCCAAGGAAG agaaggagaagagggagaaagccaGCCAGGAGGGAGGGGACCTCCTGGGCGGGGGCCTCCGAGACAGCACCCCGTCCTTGAAGAGCC TGGTTGCCACTGGGAACCTGCTGGACTTGGAAGAGACGGCCAAGGCCCCGCTGTCCACAGTCAGCGCTAACACCACTAAAGTGGACGAGGCACCCAGGCCTCAAGCCTTGAACAATAGCAGTGTTGTCTGG CTGGATGATGGCCTGGATGAAGCATTTTCAAG GCTTGCGCAGTCTCGGACGAACCCTCAGGTCCTGGACATTGGATTGACAGCACAGGACATCCATTACGCCCAGTGCCTCTCACCTGTCGACTGGGACAAGCCTGACAGCAGCAGCACCGAGCAGGATGACCTCTTCAGCTTCTGA
- the LDLRAP1 gene encoding low density lipoprotein receptor adapter protein 1 isoform X1, translated as MDALKSAGRALIRSPSLAKQSWGGGGRHRKLPENWTDTRETLLEGMLFSLKYLGMTLVEQPKGEELSAAAVKRIVATAKASGKKLQKVTLKVSPRGIILTDNITNQLIENVSIYRISYCTADKMHDKVFAYIAQSQHNENLECHAFLCTKRKMAQAVTLTVAQAFKVAFEFWQVSKEEKEKREKASQEGGDLLGGGLRDSTPSLKSLVATGNLLDLEETAKAPLSTVSANTTKVDEAPRPQALNNSSVVWELDDGLDEAFSRLAQSRTNPQVLDIGLTAQDIHYAQCLSPVDWDKPDSSSTEQDDLFSF; from the exons ATGGACGCGCTCAAGTCGGCCGGGCGGGCGCTGATCCGGAGCCCCAGCCTCGCCAAGCAGAGCTGGGGGGGCGGCGGCCGGCACCGGA AGCTGCCAGAGAACTGGACAGACACTCGGGAGACACTGCTCGAGGGAATGCTCTTCAGCCTCAAGTACCTGGGCATGACGCTGGTGGAGCAGCCCAAGGGTGAGGAGCTGTCAGCTGCTGCTGTCAAGAGGATTGTGGCCACG GCCAAGGCTAGCGGGAAGAAGCTGCAGAAAGTGACTCTCAAGGTGTCGCCACGGGGGATTATCCTGACCGACAACATCACCAACCAGCTCATTGAGAACGTGTCCATTTACAG GATCTCCTATTGTACAGCAGACAAGATGCACGACAAAGTGTTTGCCTACATTGCACAGAGCCAGCACAACGAGAATCTAGAGTGCCATGCCTTCCTCTGCACCAAGCGGAAAATG GCCCAGGCTGTCACCCTCACAGTAGCCCAGGCCTTCAAAGTTGCCTTTGAGTTTTGGCAGGTGTCCAAGGAAG agaaggagaagagggagaaagccaGCCAGGAGGGAGGGGACCTCCTGGGCGGGGGCCTCCGAGACAGCACCCCGTCCTTGAAGAGCC TGGTTGCCACTGGGAACCTGCTGGACTTGGAAGAGACGGCCAAGGCCCCGCTGTCCACAGTCAGCGCTAACACCACTAAAGTGGACGAGGCACCCAGGCCTCAAGCCTTGAACAATAGCAGTGTTGTCTGG GAGCTGGATGATGGCCTGGATGAAGCATTTTCAAG GCTTGCGCAGTCTCGGACGAACCCTCAGGTCCTGGACATTGGATTGACAGCACAGGACATCCATTACGCCCAGTGCCTCTCACCTGTCGACTGGGACAAGCCTGACAGCAGCAGCACCGAGCAGGATGACCTCTTCAGCTTCTGA
- the LDLRAP1 gene encoding low density lipoprotein receptor adapter protein 1 isoform X3 — protein sequence MDALKSAGRALIRSPSLAKQSWGGGGRHRKLPENWTDTRETLLEGMLFSLKYLGMTLVEQPKGEELSAAAVKRIVATAKASGKKLQKVTLKVSPRGIILTDNITNQLIENVSIYRISYCTADKMHDKVFAYIAQSQHNENLECHAFLCTKRKMAQAVTLTVAQAFKVAFEFWQVSKEEKEKREKASQEGGDLLGGGLRDSTPSLKSLVATGNLLDLEETAKAPLSTVSANTTKVDEAPRPQALNNSSVVWAWLPAQLSPHNAQPLGLSVHGSAHHRTSQRLPCSWRGHGLLPTPLPAPPSEGGA from the exons ATGGACGCGCTCAAGTCGGCCGGGCGGGCGCTGATCCGGAGCCCCAGCCTCGCCAAGCAGAGCTGGGGGGGCGGCGGCCGGCACCGGA AGCTGCCAGAGAACTGGACAGACACTCGGGAGACACTGCTCGAGGGAATGCTCTTCAGCCTCAAGTACCTGGGCATGACGCTGGTGGAGCAGCCCAAGGGTGAGGAGCTGTCAGCTGCTGCTGTCAAGAGGATTGTGGCCACG GCCAAGGCTAGCGGGAAGAAGCTGCAGAAAGTGACTCTCAAGGTGTCGCCACGGGGGATTATCCTGACCGACAACATCACCAACCAGCTCATTGAGAACGTGTCCATTTACAG GATCTCCTATTGTACAGCAGACAAGATGCACGACAAAGTGTTTGCCTACATTGCACAGAGCCAGCACAACGAGAATCTAGAGTGCCATGCCTTCCTCTGCACCAAGCGGAAAATG GCCCAGGCTGTCACCCTCACAGTAGCCCAGGCCTTCAAAGTTGCCTTTGAGTTTTGGCAGGTGTCCAAGGAAG agaaggagaagagggagaaagccaGCCAGGAGGGAGGGGACCTCCTGGGCGGGGGCCTCCGAGACAGCACCCCGTCCTTGAAGAGCC TGGTTGCCACTGGGAACCTGCTGGACTTGGAAGAGACGGCCAAGGCCCCGCTGTCCACAGTCAGCGCTAACACCACTAAAGTGGACGAGGCACCCAGGCCTCAAGCCTTGAACAATAGCAGTGTTGTCTGG GCTTGGCTCCCAGCACAGCTGTCTCCTCACAATGCCCAGCCTCTTGGTCTGAGCGTCCATGGCTCAGCCCACCACAGGACCAGCCAAAGGCTCCCTTGTTCTTGGCGTGGGCACGGTTTGCTCCCGACACCCCTCCCTGCTCCGCCATCTGAAGGAGGAGCCTGA